One Pseudomonas sp. FP1742 genomic window carries:
- the pqqE gene encoding pyrroloquinoline quinone biosynthesis protein PqqE, which produces MNAIEQQPGPPLWLLAELTYRCPLQCPYCSNPLDFAQQGEELSTEEWIRVFREAREMGAAQLGFSGGEPLVRQDLAELIKAARDMGYYTNLITSGIGLTEQKVRDFKVAGLDHIQISFQAADEGVNNMLAGSRKAFAQKLAMARAVKAQGYPMVLNFVTHRHNIDQIAQIIELCLELEADFVELATCQFYGWAELNRVGLLPTREQLQRAERITNEYRQRLEAEGYPCKLIFVTPDYYEERPKTCMNGWANLFLDITPDGTALPCHSARQLPVQFPNVREHSVEHIWNDSFGFNRFRGDDWMKEPCRSCDEKHKDLGGCRCQAFMLTGDAANADPVCSKSPHHSVILKARDEADAPGQGMEHLTLRNEKASRLIYRG; this is translated from the coding sequence GTGAACGCGATCGAACAGCAACCCGGCCCACCGTTGTGGCTGTTGGCGGAGCTGACCTATCGCTGCCCGTTGCAATGCCCGTATTGCTCCAATCCCTTGGATTTCGCCCAACAGGGGGAGGAGTTGAGCACGGAAGAGTGGATTCGGGTGTTCCGCGAGGCGCGGGAGATGGGCGCCGCGCAACTGGGCTTCTCCGGTGGCGAGCCGCTGGTGCGCCAGGATCTGGCCGAGCTGATCAAGGCCGCGCGGGACATGGGTTATTACACCAACCTGATCACCTCGGGTATCGGCCTGACTGAACAGAAGGTCCGCGACTTCAAGGTCGCCGGGCTGGACCACATTCAGATCAGCTTTCAGGCCGCCGACGAAGGGGTCAACAACATGCTCGCCGGCTCGCGCAAGGCCTTCGCCCAGAAACTGGCCATGGCCCGAGCGGTAAAAGCCCAGGGCTACCCGATGGTGCTGAACTTCGTCACCCATCGGCACAACATCGATCAGATCGCGCAGATCATCGAGCTGTGCCTGGAGCTGGAGGCGGATTTCGTTGAGTTGGCGACCTGCCAGTTCTACGGTTGGGCGGAACTCAATCGCGTCGGCCTGTTGCCGACCCGCGAACAATTGCAGCGCGCCGAGCGCATCACCAACGAGTATCGCCAGCGGCTTGAGGCCGAGGGCTACCCATGCAAACTGATTTTCGTCACCCCGGACTACTACGAAGAGCGCCCCAAGACCTGCATGAATGGCTGGGCCAACCTGTTTCTCGACATCACCCCGGACGGCACGGCGTTGCCTTGTCATAGCGCGCGTCAGTTGCCGGTGCAGTTTCCCAATGTGCGTGAGCACAGCGTTGAACACATCTGGAACGACTCCTTCGGTTTCAACCGTTTTCGTGGCGATGACTGGATGAAAGAGCCGTGCCGTTCCTGCGATGAAAAACACAAGGACCTGGGCGGCTGCCGCTGCCAGGCATTCATGCTCACCGGCGATGCCGCCAACGCCGACCCGGTGTGCAGCAAGTCACCGCACCACAGCGTTATTCTCAAGGCCCGGGACGAAGCCGACGCGCCGGGGCAGGGTATGGAACACCTGACCTTGCGCAATGAAAAGGCGTCGCGGCTGATCTATCGCGGATAA
- the ercA gene encoding alcohol dehydrogenase-like regulatory protein ErcA, whose protein sequence is MSQNLSQLRKFVSPEIIFGAGCRHNVGNYAKTFGARKVLVVSDPGVIAAGWVADVEASLQAQGIDYFVYSDVSPNPRIEEVMLGAELYRENHCDVIVAIGGGSPMDCGKGIGIVVAHGRNILEFEGVDTLRMPSPPLILIPTTAGTSADVSQFVIISNQQERMKFSIVSKAAVPDVSLIDPETTLSMDPFLSACTGIDALVHAIEAFVSTGHGPLTDPHALEAMRLINGNLVQMIANPGDIALREKIMLGSMQAGLAFSNAILGAVHAMSHSLGGFLDLPHGLCNAVLVEHVVAFNYSSAPERFKVIAETFGIDCRGLNHRQICGRLVNHLIALKHAIGFHETLGLHGVSTSDIPFLSQHAMDDPCILTNPRESSQRDVEVVYGEAL, encoded by the coding sequence ATGAGCCAGAACCTCAGCCAGCTGCGTAAATTCGTTTCGCCTGAAATCATCTTCGGTGCCGGCTGTCGGCACAATGTCGGCAACTACGCCAAGACCTTCGGCGCCCGCAAGGTGCTGGTGGTCAGCGACCCCGGGGTGATTGCCGCCGGTTGGGTCGCCGATGTCGAAGCCAGTCTGCAGGCCCAGGGCATCGATTACTTCGTGTACAGCGACGTTTCGCCCAACCCGCGGATCGAAGAAGTCATGCTCGGTGCCGAGTTGTACCGGGAAAACCATTGCGATGTGATCGTCGCGATTGGCGGCGGCAGCCCGATGGACTGCGGCAAAGGCATCGGCATCGTCGTCGCCCACGGGCGCAACATTCTTGAATTCGAGGGCGTGGACACCCTGCGCATGCCCAGCCCGCCGCTGATCCTGATCCCGACCACCGCCGGCACGTCGGCCGATGTGTCGCAGTTCGTGATCATCTCCAATCAGCAGGAACGCATGAAATTCTCCATCGTCAGCAAGGCCGCGGTGCCGGATGTGTCGCTGATCGACCCGGAGACCACCCTGAGCATGGACCCGTTCCTGTCGGCCTGTACCGGCATCGACGCGTTGGTCCACGCCATCGAAGCCTTCGTTTCCACCGGTCACGGGCCGCTCACCGACCCTCATGCGCTGGAGGCGATGCGGCTGATCAACGGCAATCTGGTGCAAATGATCGCCAACCCCGGCGACATCGCCCTGCGGGAAAAAATCATGCTCGGCAGCATGCAGGCCGGGCTGGCGTTCTCCAACGCGATCCTCGGTGCGGTGCATGCCATGTCCCACAGCCTCGGAGGATTCCTCGATCTGCCTCACGGGTTGTGCAACGCGGTGCTGGTGGAACACGTGGTGGCGTTCAACTACAGCTCGGCGCCGGAGCGCTTCAAGGTCATCGCCGAGACCTTCGGTATCGATTGCCGTGGCCTGAATCACCGGCAGATCTGCGGGCGTCTGGTCAACCACCTGATCGCCCTCAAGCACGCCATCGGCTTCCACGAAACCCTGGGTCTGCACGGGGTGAGTACGTCGGACATTCCGTTCCTGTCGCAACACGCCATGGATGACCCATGCATCCTTACCAACCCGCGCGAGTCCAGTCAGCGCGACGTCGAGGTCGTCTATGGCGAAGCCCTCTGA
- a CDS encoding NahK/ErcS family hybrid sensor histidine kinase/response regulator produces the protein MAKPSDEQQRALTGLLGLGNHSARKSHYPELAARLDELETERNRYKWLFENAVHGIFQASLQEGMRAANPALARMLGYQDPQEVLFSLTDLAGTLFVGGAQELERIGEVLQRERSLLGYETQLRRKDGSVLDVLMNLLLKPDQQGLVEGFVADITERKQAQERLQQLNDQLEQRVTARTNELLDANRNLQQQITERKQIAEALRDARDAAEAANRSKDKYLAAASHDLLQPLNAARLLISTLRERKLPDVEQVLVERTHQALEGAEDLLTDLLDISRLDQAAVKPDIALYRLDELFAPLVSEFQSVAAAAGLNLRVHMGDYAIHTDLRLMTRILRNFLSNACRYTDEGCILLGARRRGDALRIEVWDTGRGIPADRLDSIFLEFNQLDVGRAADRKGVGLGLAIVERIAKILDYRIQVHSLPGRGSMFSIEVPISHEIPLPISQAAPQPSTGNPLPGRRLLVLDNEVSILESMSALLGQWGCEVVTATDEATALVALQGQAPELILADYHLDHGVVGCEVVRHLREHFSQAIPAVIITADRTDQCRRSLQRLDAPLLNKPVKPGKLRAVLTQLLA, from the coding sequence ATGGCGAAGCCCTCTGACGAGCAACAACGAGCGCTGACCGGGTTGCTCGGCCTGGGCAATCACTCGGCGCGCAAGAGTCATTACCCGGAACTGGCCGCGCGCCTGGATGAACTGGAGACCGAACGCAACCGCTACAAATGGCTGTTCGAAAACGCAGTGCACGGGATCTTCCAGGCCAGCCTGCAGGAAGGCATGCGCGCCGCCAACCCGGCGCTGGCGCGGATGCTCGGCTATCAGGACCCGCAGGAGGTGCTGTTTTCCCTGACGGACCTGGCGGGCACGTTGTTCGTCGGCGGCGCGCAAGAGCTGGAACGCATCGGTGAAGTCCTCCAGCGCGAGCGCAGCCTTCTGGGCTATGAAACCCAGCTGCGGCGCAAGGACGGCAGCGTCCTTGACGTGTTGATGAACCTGCTGCTCAAGCCTGATCAGCAAGGCCTGGTGGAGGGGTTCGTCGCCGACATCACCGAACGAAAACAGGCCCAGGAGCGCTTGCAACAGCTCAATGATCAACTGGAGCAACGGGTCACCGCGCGCACCAATGAGTTGCTGGACGCCAACCGCAATCTGCAACAACAGATCACCGAGCGTAAACAGATCGCCGAAGCCTTGCGCGACGCCCGTGATGCCGCCGAGGCGGCCAATCGCAGCAAGGACAAATACCTCGCCGCCGCCAGTCACGACCTGCTGCAACCGCTCAACGCCGCGCGTTTGCTGATCTCGACCTTGCGCGAGCGCAAGCTGCCCGACGTCGAGCAGGTGTTGGTGGAGCGCACGCATCAGGCGCTGGAAGGGGCCGAGGACTTGCTCACCGACCTGCTGGATATTTCCCGCCTCGATCAGGCCGCGGTGAAGCCGGACATCGCCCTGTACCGCCTCGACGAACTGTTCGCGCCGCTGGTCTCGGAGTTTCAATCGGTGGCCGCGGCGGCCGGGTTGAACCTGCGGGTGCACATGGGTGATTACGCGATTCATACCGACTTGCGGCTGATGACGCGGATTCTGCGCAACTTCCTCAGCAATGCCTGCCGCTACACCGACGAAGGCTGCATTCTGCTGGGGGCAAGACGCCGGGGCGACGCGCTGCGAATTGAAGTCTGGGACACCGGGCGCGGGATCCCGGCGGATCGTCTCGACTCGATCTTCCTCGAGTTCAACCAACTGGATGTCGGCCGTGCCGCCGACCGCAAGGGCGTGGGCCTGGGACTGGCGATTGTCGAACGCATCGCCAAGATCCTGGATTACCGGATTCAGGTGCATTCACTGCCGGGGCGCGGTTCGATGTTCAGCATCGAGGTGCCGATTTCCCATGAGATTCCACTGCCGATCAGTCAGGCCGCACCGCAGCCGAGCACCGGCAACCCGTTGCCGGGCCGGCGCCTGCTGGTACTGGACAACGAAGTCAGCATCCTTGAAAGCATGAGCGCGCTGCTCGGGCAGTGGGGCTGCGAGGTGGTCACCGCCACCGACGAGGCCACCGCGTTGGTGGCCTTGCAAGGGCAGGCGCCGGAACTGATTCTGGCGGACTACCACCTGGATCACGGGGTGGTGGGTTGTGAGGTGGTCCGGCATTTGCGCGAGCATTTCAGCCAGGCGATACCGGCGGTGATCATCACCGCCGACCGCACCGACCAGTGTCGGCGTTCGTTGCAGCGACTCGACGCGCCATTGCTGAACAAACCGGTGAAGCCCGGCAAGTTGCGCGCGGTGCTCACTCAGCTGTTGGCGTAG
- a CDS encoding TRAP transporter large permease — translation MDALILLGSFIALILIGMPVAYALGLSALIGAWWIDIPFQALMIQVAGGVNKFSLLAIPFFVLAGAIMAEGGMSRRLVAFAGVLVGFVRGGLSLVNIMASTFFGAISGSSVADTASVGSVLIPEMERRGYPRDFSTAVTVSGSVQALLTPPSHNSVLYSLAAGGTVSIASLFMAGVVPGLLMSACLMVLCLLFARKRNYPKGEVIPMRQALKICGEAMWGLMAMVIILGGILSGIFTATESAAIAVLWSFFVTMFIYRDYKWSELPKLMHRTVRTISIVMILIGFAASFGYIMTLMQIPAKITTMFLTLSDNRYVILMCINVMLLLLGTVMDMAPLILILTPILMPVILGIGVDPVQFGMIMLVNLGIGLITPPVGAVLFVGSAVGKVSIESTVKALMPFYGVLFLVLMAVTYIPAISLWLPHLVL, via the coding sequence AGGCGCTGATGATTCAGGTCGCCGGTGGCGTGAACAAATTCTCGTTGCTGGCGATTCCGTTCTTCGTGCTCGCCGGGGCGATCATGGCCGAGGGCGGCATGTCCCGGCGATTGGTGGCTTTTGCCGGCGTGCTGGTGGGGTTCGTGCGCGGCGGGTTGTCGCTGGTGAACATCATGGCCTCGACCTTCTTCGGGGCGATTTCCGGCTCTTCGGTGGCGGACACGGCATCAGTCGGTTCGGTGCTGATTCCGGAAATGGAGCGTCGCGGCTACCCGCGGGATTTCTCCACCGCAGTGACGGTCAGCGGTTCGGTGCAAGCCCTGCTGACGCCGCCCAGCCATAACTCGGTGCTGTACTCGCTGGCTGCCGGCGGCACGGTGTCGATTGCCTCGCTGTTCATGGCCGGCGTGGTGCCGGGCCTGTTGATGAGCGCGTGCCTGATGGTGCTGTGCCTGCTCTTCGCCAGAAAGCGCAACTACCCCAAGGGCGAAGTCATCCCCATGCGCCAGGCGCTGAAAATCTGCGGTGAAGCGATGTGGGGCTTGATGGCGATGGTGATCATCCTCGGCGGTATTCTCTCGGGCATTTTCACCGCCACTGAATCAGCGGCGATCGCGGTGCTCTGGTCGTTTTTCGTCACCATGTTCATCTACCGCGACTACAAATGGAGCGAACTGCCCAAGTTGATGCACCGCACGGTGCGCACCATCTCGATCGTGATGATCCTGATCGGCTTCGCTGCCAGCTTCGGCTACATCATGACGCTGATGCAGATCCCGGCGAAAATCACCACGATGTTCCTGACCCTGTCGGACAACCGTTACGTGATCCTGATGTGCATCAACGTGATGCTGCTGTTGCTCGGCACGGTGATGGACATGGCGCCGCTGATTTTGATCCTCACGCCGATTCTGATGCCGGTGATTCTCGGCATCGGCGTGGACCCGGTGCAGTTCGGCATGATCATGCTGGTAAACCTGGGGATCGGCTTGATCACACCGCCGGTGGGCGCGGTGCTGTTCGTCGGCTCGGCAGTGGGCAAGGTCAGCATCGAAAGCACCGTGAAAGCGCTTATGCCGTTCTACGGCGTGCTGTTCCTGGTGCTGATGGCCGTGACCTACATCCCGGCCATTTCGCTGTGGTTACCGCATTTGGTGTTGTGA